In one Arachis duranensis cultivar V14167 chromosome 9, aradu.V14167.gnm2.J7QH, whole genome shotgun sequence genomic region, the following are encoded:
- the LOC107465947 gene encoding uncharacterized protein LOC107465947, with amino-acid sequence MPLYAKFLKELMTKKRSWKNNETVILTEECSAIIQHKLPQKLKDPRSFQIPCIIGEITVEKALCDLGASINLMSVAMMRKMKIEEAKPTKMALQLADRSFKFPHGIVEDLLVKVGDFIFLVDFVVFDMQEKAKTSIILGRPFLATAGAIIDVQKGDLTLRLHNEKMTFNVFKAMSYPTEQLGECMRLDALEEEVQECFEEE; translated from the coding sequence atgccactctatgccaagttcctGAAGGAGCTGATGactaagaagagaagctggaagaatAATGAGACTGTGATACTAACcgaagaatgtagtgctatcATCCAGCATAAACTACCCCAGAAGTTGAAGGATCCTAGGAGCTTTCAAATCCCTTGTATTATAGGGGAAATCACAGTAGAGAAGGCCCTTTGTGACTTAGGAGCCAGCATCAATTTGATGTCAGTAGCAatgatgaggaagatgaagatcgaagaggctaaaccaacaaaaatggcCTTACAACTGGCAGACCGATCATTCAAGTTCCCTCATGGCAtagtagaggatttgttggtgaAAGTAGGAGACTTCATATTCCTGGTAGATTTTGTAGTGTTTGACATGCAAGAGAAAGCCAAGACCTCCATTATTCTGGGAAGGCCGTTCTTGGCTACTGCTGGAGctatcattgatgtccaaaaaggtgaTCTTACCTTGAGATTACACAATGAAAAGATGACATTTAATGTGTTcaaggccatgagttacccaACAGAACAATTGGGGGAATGCATGAGGTTAGACGCACTTGAAGAAGAAGTGCAGGAGTGTTTTGAAGAAGAATAG